One genomic region from Accipiter gentilis chromosome Z, bAccGen1.1, whole genome shotgun sequence encodes:
- the SNAPC3 gene encoding snRNA-activating protein complex subunit 3 — MAAVEAAGPAAAPDYEAAELYTRVFRVGALGRCWRQQLGPPDLSLAAEAAAELGCATEEELSCAAAELGCAAETAAELRAVCSIDMLMSSEKEKDPDVIPEDSSLLTLRIRKKALERREETIIVDRACRQETLAYEMESHAIGKRPDNPTDLVEEGELLLTLNIYYPVIFQKHKDHKPYQTVLVLGSQKLTELRDSISCVSDLQIGGEFSSQTDQAPEHISKDLYKSAFFYFEGIFYNDKRYPECRDLSRTIIEWSESHDRGYGNLQSVKMEDYTFNDLSLKIGFPYVFCHQGNCEHIIIITDVRLIHHDDCLDRNFYPLLIKKHWLCTRKCFVCKLYTARWVTNKDSLAPEDPCFFCDVCFRMLHYDVEGNKLGEFLAYPYVDPGIFN; from the exons ATGGCGGCGGTggaggcggcggggcccgcggccGCGCCCGACTACGAGGCGGCGGAGCTGTACACCCGCGTCTTCCGCGTGGGCGCCCTCGGCCGCTGCTGGCGGCAGCAGCTGGGGCCGCCCGACCTCTCGctggcggcggaggcggcggcggagctgGGCTGCGCGACGGAGGAGGAGCTGAGCTGCGCGGCGGCGGAGCTGGGCTGCGCGGCGGAGACGGCGGCTGAGCTGCGGGCGGTGTGCAG CATTGATATGTTAAtgtcttctgaaaaagaaaaggaccCAGATGTTATTCCTGAAGATAGCAGTCTGCTAACTCTTCG AATTAGAAAGAAGGCAttagagaggagagaagaaacaattaTTGTGGATCGGGCTTGCAGACAAGAAACTCTTGCCTATGAGATG gaGTCACATGCAATTGGAAAGAGGCCAGACAATCCAACAGATCTAGTTGAGGAGGGAGAACTACTTTTAACTCTGAACATCTACTATCCTGTCATATTTCAGAAG CATAAAGATCACAAACCGTATCAGACAGTGCTTGTACTGGGCAGCCAGAAGCTCACCGAGCTGAGAGACTCGATTTCCTGCGTCAGTGACCTCCAGATAGGTGGTGAGTTCAGCAGTCAGACCGATCAAGCACCAGAGCACATCAGCAAG gATCTCTACAagtctgctttcttttattttgaaggcatcTTTTATAATGATAAAAGATACCCAGAGTGCAGAGATCTGAGCAG aacaaTTATTGAGTGGTCAGAATCTCATGACAGAGGCTATGGAAATCTTCAGTCTGTTAAAATGGAGGACTACACATTTAATGATTTGTCCCTGAAAATTGGCTTTCCATACGTTTTCTGCCACCAAGGGAACTGTGAGCACATCATTATCATCACAGATGTAAG GCTCATTCATCATGATGACTGCCTGGACAGGAACTTCTATCCCTTGCTAATAAAGAAACACTGGTTATGTACCAGAAAATGCTTTGTGTGCAAATTGTATACAGCGAG GTGGGTAACCAACAAAGACAGTCTGGCACCAGAGGATCCTTGTTTCTTCTGTGATGTTTGTTTTCGGATGCTCCATTATGATGTGGAAGGCAATAAACTGGGGGAGTTTCTTGCGTATCCTTATGTCGATCCTGGGATTTTCAACTGA